The following are from one region of the Actinomycetota bacterium genome:
- a CDS encoding ATP-binding protein — GGVIGSINVYSTLAGYFGLGEEQIMEDLAAGISFALDAMERESRRQKAEERLSRLNQCFLNLGDDPLQNMEKIIATGREILHCELAKYWRLEGKSYSLTLALSGCESYRPRGTSLERKILEEFFLWHRGPLGWDKDRLPRIMESDPDIGEYGLKSLLSHPVMVGSEFVGCLCLFDGRERHFSDEEVGYMGMLARALSIEEARWRDEEDLRDFIDIASHELRHPITLVKGYAITLAEFEDRLSKGEKKDMLAKINQAADRLTFILNELLDVTRIERGKLTLSIREVPVAAVVESALAELGERYEGRGFEVHLGEKVGTFSVDPGKVTFVLSALLDNAAKFSPPDTPITLEVERVEDEVVISVLDRGPGIPEGEEERVFERFYHAGKAVYHSIPGIGLGLYLAKMIINAHGGRIWYKSREGGGSVFTFTLPVGSSSERV; from the coding sequence GGGGGGGGGTGATCGGTTCCATCAACGTGTACTCGACTCTTGCTGGCTATTTCGGCCTCGGAGAAGAACAGATCATGGAGGACTTGGCAGCGGGTATCTCCTTTGCCCTGGATGCCATGGAGCGGGAAAGCAGGAGACAAAAAGCGGAGGAGCGCTTGAGCAGGCTCAACCAGTGCTTCCTGAATCTGGGAGACGATCCGCTGCAAAACATGGAGAAGATTATCGCGACGGGCAGGGAGATCCTCCACTGCGAGTTGGCCAAGTACTGGCGCCTGGAGGGGAAGTCCTATTCCCTCACCCTCGCTCTTTCCGGATGCGAGAGTTATCGACCGAGGGGAACGTCTCTGGAGAGAAAAATACTGGAGGAGTTTTTTCTCTGGCATAGAGGTCCGCTGGGATGGGATAAAGACAGGCTTCCCAGGATCATGGAGAGCGATCCGGATATCGGTGAATACGGCTTGAAATCTTTGCTCAGTCACCCGGTGATGGTGGGGTCGGAATTCGTGGGATGCCTCTGCCTCTTCGACGGGCGGGAGCGGCATTTCAGTGACGAGGAAGTGGGATACATGGGGATGCTCGCCCGTGCCCTTTCCATCGAGGAGGCTAGATGGAGGGATGAAGAGGATCTGCGCGATTTCATCGACATCGCTTCGCACGAATTACGCCATCCCATTACGTTGGTGAAAGGCTACGCCATAACCCTCGCCGAATTCGAGGACAGATTGAGCAAGGGCGAGAAAAAGGATATGCTGGCCAAGATAAATCAGGCTGCGGATCGGCTGACCTTTATATTGAATGAGCTCCTGGATGTTACCCGTATCGAGAGGGGCAAGCTTACCCTATCGATAAGGGAAGTTCCGGTTGCCGCCGTTGTAGAGTCGGCCCTGGCGGAACTGGGAGAAAGGTATGAAGGGAGAGGGTTTGAGGTTCACCTGGGCGAAAAGGTGGGTACTTTTTCCGTGGATCCGGGAAAGGTGACCTTTGTCCTGTCAGCGCTGTTGGACAATGCCGCTAAATTCTCTCCCCCGGACACCCCCATTACCTTGGAGGTCGAGAGGGTGGAAGATGAAGTAGTGATATCCGTGCTGGACCGCGGTCCGGGGATACCGGAAGGCGAGGAGGAGAGAGTCTTCGAACGCTTTTACCACGCGGGTAAGGCCGTTTACCACTCCATACCGGGAATTGGTCTCGGCCTTTACCTAGCCAAGATGATCATAAATGCCCATGGAGGAAGGATCTGGTATAAATCCAGGGAGGGCGGAGGTTCCGTCTTCACTTTCACCCTCCCTGTGGGGAGTTCTTCGGAACGGGTATAG
- a CDS encoding IS1634 family transposase — protein MFIREKTVQGRTYLQVVENYREGDKVRQRVIATLGRKEELVASGQIEGILRSLSRFSDKVRVTEELREGKLKAKRVQRIGPDLICGRLWSELGCGSAIEKLLSGRRYSFPVERAVYAATLARLFFPGSDRFADRCARDFRITGAEDLSLHHLYRAMAFLGEVRERVEEELFFRNRDLFSSLSLVFFDTTTLYFEGRGGEFWGRRGYSKDRRPDENQMVVGVVMDQEGRPIACPMWPGNTTDARTILPVATSLRERFGVEDICIVADRGMTGRRNAQELEELGFSYILGVKMRLERKAMSGVLSRAGRFREVAENLRVKEVRHGGK, from the coding sequence ATGTTTATCCGGGAGAAGACCGTCCAGGGCCGCACCTACCTGCAGGTGGTGGAGAACTACCGGGAGGGGGATAAGGTACGCCAGAGGGTGATCGCCACCCTGGGCAGGAAGGAGGAGCTCGTAGCCTCCGGCCAGATAGAGGGGATCCTGCGTTCCCTCTCCCGCTTCTCGGATAAAGTCAGGGTGACGGAGGAGCTGCGGGAGGGGAAGCTTAAGGCCAAGAGGGTACAAAGGATAGGCCCCGACCTCATCTGTGGCCGGCTCTGGTCCGAGCTGGGCTGTGGTTCCGCCATCGAGAAGCTGCTTTCCGGACGCAGGTATTCCTTCCCCGTGGAGAGGGCGGTCTACGCCGCCACCCTGGCCCGCCTCTTCTTCCCCGGATCGGACCGTTTTGCGGATCGGTGCGCCCGCGACTTCCGCATCACCGGGGCGGAGGATCTCTCCCTGCACCACCTCTACCGGGCCATGGCCTTCTTGGGGGAGGTCCGGGAGAGGGTGGAGGAGGAACTCTTCTTCCGCAACCGGGACCTCTTCTCCTCCCTTTCGCTGGTCTTTTTCGATACCACCACCCTCTACTTCGAGGGGAGGGGCGGGGAGTTCTGGGGAAGGAGGGGATATTCCAAGGACCGCAGGCCGGACGAGAACCAGATGGTGGTGGGGGTGGTCATGGACCAGGAGGGAAGGCCCATCGCCTGCCCCATGTGGCCGGGCAACACCACAGACGCCAGAACCATCCTGCCCGTGGCCACTTCCTTGCGGGAGCGCTTCGGGGTGGAGGACATCTGCATCGTGGCCGACCGGGGAATGACGGGAAGGAGGAATGCGCAGGAGCTCGAGGAACTGGGCTTCTCCTACATCCTGGGGGTGAAGATGCGTCTGGAGAGAAAAGCCATGTCCGGGGTGCTCTCCCGGGCCGGGAGGTTCCGGGAGGTGGCCGAAAACCTCCGGGTCAAGGAGGTGAGACACGGGGGAAAGA